The sequence below is a genomic window from Cucumis melo cultivar AY chromosome 5, USDA_Cmelo_AY_1.0, whole genome shotgun sequence.
aaATTTATTCGCTGTTGGGTTCTTACTTTCTTTTCTAGACGTCGGCCATGGATTTAAGCCGGCGGAGAGCGGCGGTGGCAGCCAGAGGGAACGTGGTAGCTGGGTCTGTGTGGGAGAGTAGAATCAGATTCGATGAAGTCAGAGGTGGTATTAAGGTTTTTAATGGAGACGATGAAAATGCTGAATGTGGGGTTCCGACAACCGCCGCTTCCGCTGCCGCTGGCGGCAGCGGAAGGAGGAAGACGTGGAAATCCGATGAGGGTTTTAACCCGATTCTTATTGCGGAGGAAAAACCAGAGTCATCGCCGAGTAGCGGCGATGAACAGAGTCGGAAAAGTCCGACTCCTTCACGGAGATTGAGATCCAACGGCAGTCCAAATAAGCCAGTTCAAGTTTCCGGCGAGAAAACAGAGAGAAACTCAACGAGGAAGAAGACTGATCAATCTCGTAAATCGGTTGTTGGGCTTACCAAACCACCGACGAATGGAATCGGAAAAACCTCGTCGGAGAAAAGTTTCAAAGAGTTAAACGAATGCAAAGAGAAAGTGATTTCGTCTTCCACATCTCAAGATTTCTTCGATGCATTTGAAGAAGAGATTGAGAAAGAAAGCTTCGATGTTAAGGAAATTAATTTACCAGAACGGAAGAAAATCATCGCACAAACTTTCCCGGGAAACAAACAGAAATTGCAGACATTAAGTAAGAAAACTTCCCTTCACTTCATATCCTAAATTTCGATGTCAAATTTCATTTCACCTAATTCATGAAATCTTTGATGTTTTTCAGTGGATTTGATAATGTGGAGAGATTTTTCAAGATCCGGTTTGGTTTTTGGAGTGGGAAATTTGGTTATAATCCTCTCTTGTTTTATCAAAAACATCAATATCAGGTAGAAGAAAAATTCCAAATCCGCCATTGttgagaggaagaagaaaatggGTTGTTAAGTTCTTTTTGTGTGCGTTTTTGCAGCTTTATCAGTTTGATTTCGCATATGGGTCTTCTTTATCTGACTGCCATTTTCGTCCATAGTTCCATTT
It includes:
- the LOC103496431 gene encoding reticulon-like protein B21 isoform X2, which codes for MDLSRRRAAVAARGNVVAGSVWESRIRFDEVRGGIKVFNGDDENAECGVPTTAASAAAGGSGRRKTWKSDEGFNPILIAEEKPESSPSSGDEQSRKSPTPSRRLRSNGSPNKPVQVSGEKTERNSTRKKTDQSRKSVVGLTKPPTNGIGKTSSEKSFKELNECKEKVISSSTSQDFFDAFEEEIEKESFDVKEINLPERKKIIAQTFPGNKQKLQTLMDLIMWRDFSRSGLVFGVGNLVIILSCFIKNINISFISLISHMGLLYLTAIFVHSSIFGRRKRIDSDDENFVVEEEDMIRFAKRSVPFVNELLQNLKALFRGDSSATMKVGVLLFVLAKWGSFITLWNVLKIGFIGVFTLPKLITHGEHWLKLCGSSWKLCSHKRGVFVAIFFLVWNFSSTLYRVWAV
- the LOC103496431 gene encoding reticulon-like protein B21 isoform X1 translates to MDLSRRRAAVAARGNVVAGSVWESRIRFDEVRGGIKVFNGDDENAECGVPTTAASAAAGGSGRRKTWKSDEGFNPILIAEEKPESSPSSGDEQSRKSPTPSRRLRSNGSPNKPVQVSGEKTERNSTRKKTDQSRKSVVGLTKPPTNGIGKTSSEKSFKELNECKEKVISSSTSQDFFDAFEEEIEKESFDVKEINLPERKKIIAQTFPGNKQKLQTLMDLIMWRDFSRSGLVFGVGNLVIILSCFIKNINISFISLISHMGLLYLTAIFVHSSIFGRRKRIDSDDENFVVEEEDMIRFAKRSVPFVNELLQNLKALFRGDSSATMKVGVLLFVLAKWGSFITLWNVLKIGFIGVFTLPKLITHGEHWLKLCGSSWKLCSHKRGVFVAIFFLVWNFSSTLYRVWAAFIVLVSFRYYQESPERDVWVKNGEVASRNNTVSTSSKLKRQY